AACGAGGTGGAGCAGATGGGCAGCACCGCGGACGGGCTGATCATCAACCCGGCCGACTACTACCGGCTGCTCGGCAACGGCACGCTGATGCGCGACGTGGAGGAGAACGGCGTCTTCATCGTGCGTACCCGCCTGGTCGACCCGGGCACCGCGATCGTCGGCGACTTCGGCCACGGCGCGCTGCTGTTCGACGCCGGCCGCTCCACGATCGGGTTCGCCGAGCCACCGCCGGGCACGTTCGCCGAACCGGGAGTGGCGTTGCGCGCCGAGATCTGGGAGCGGGTCGTGGTCAACCTGCCCACCTGCTTCTTCGTCGTCACGCTCTGACCGGCGGCGACGATGACGACACCGGCCCGCAGCGACCCCGACGTGCTGGTCATCGGCGCCGGCGTGGTCGGGCTGTGCTGCGCCTGGTTCCTGCGCCGCGCCGGCCTCACCGTGACCGTGGTGGACCGGGTTGAGGTCGGCGACCCGTCGGCCTGCTCGGCCGGGAACACCGGCTTCGTCGGCACCCAGGGCTCGGCGCCGCTGGCCGAGCCCGGGGTGCCGACGAAGGGCGTCCGCTGGCTGTTCAGCCCGGAGAGCCCGTTCTCGGTCAAGCCCCGCCTCGACGGCGCGCTGCTGACCTGGTTGTGGCACTTCCGCCGGCACTGCACCGAACGGCACGCCCGCGCCGGCTTCGAGACGCTGCTCGCGCTCAAGCAACGCAGCCTGGCGCTGCTGCGCCAGATCTGCGCCGAGGGCGAGCTGACCGGCACGCTCACCGCCCGCGGCATGATCCTGGCCTGCCACACCGAGCAGGGGTACGCGCAGGCGCGCCGGACGATCCCGGCGGCGACCGCGCGTGGGGTGCCGCTGCGTGAGCTGGACGCCGCGGAGCTGGCCGAGTTGGAACCGGGCGTCGACTTCGCCGTGGCCGGCGCGCTGTTCAACGAGGAGGGCGCCGCGCTGCGCATCCCCGCGTTCCTGGTCGGCCTCGCCGAGGAGCTGCGGGCGCGCGGCGTGGAGATCCTCACCGGCGCCGAGGTACGCGACTTCGAGGTGACCGGCCGGCGGGTGCGTGCGGTCCGGACCGGCCGGGGCGACCTGCGCCCGACCGAGGTGGTGATCGCCGCCGGGGTGTGGTCGGCGGCGTGCGCCCGGATGCTCGGCGTCGGGCTGACCCTGCAACCGGCGAAGGGCTACACGGTCACCGTGCCGGCCGGGCCGGGCACGCCCACCCGGCCGGTGCTGCTCAGCGAGGGCAAGGTCGCGGTGATGCCGCTCGGTGACCGGGTCCGCGTCGGCGGCACGCTGGAACTGTCCGGGCTGGACGCCTCGGTGTCGCCGCGCCGGGTGGACGGGATCCTGCACACCGCCCGGCGCTACCTGCCGGCGCTGGAGACCGACCGGCGGCTCGACGTGTGGAGCGGACTGCGCCCGTGCACCCCGGACAGCCTGCCGCTGATCGGCCGGGCCGGCGGTTGGGGAAACGTCAGCGTGGCGACCGGGCACGGGCACATCGGGATGGGCCTGGCCCCGGCCGGCGGGGAACTGCTCGCCCAACTCGTGACCGGTGCCGAGCCGGCCGTGCCCCTGGAGACGTTCGCCCTGGACCGCTTCCGGAAGGGGATCTCGTGAGTGACCGGCCGGAGATCGGGGTGCTCTGCCTCGACACCAGCTTCGACAAGATCCCCGGGCACATCCGCAACCCGGCGACGTTCGACTTCCCGGTGCGTTACCGGGTGGTCGAAGGCGCCACCCCGCAGCGGCTGGTACGCGAGGCCGACCCGACGCTGCTGGAGCCGTTCGTCGCCGCGGCCCGCGACCTTCAGGCCGCCGGGGTGGCCGGCATCACCGGCGCGTGCGGCTTCCTGGTGCTGTTCCAGGCCGAACTCGCCGCCGCGGTGGACGTGCCGCTGTGGTCGTCGAGCCTGGTGCAGGTGCCGATGGTGCACCTGATGGTCGGGCGCACCGTGGGGCTGCTGGTCGCCGACGAGGCGGCGCTCACCCCCCGGCACCTGGCCGCGGTCGGCGCGGCGGACGTGCCGGTCGCGGTCACCGGGATGGCCGGGCAGCCCGAGTTCCGCGAGGTGATGCTCCAGGGGCGGCGCGACGCGCTCGACGTCGACCGGCTGGCCGCCGAGGTGGACGGCCGGGCGGACGCGCTCGCCCGCGCCCACCCCGACCTGGGCGCGCTGGTGATCGAATGCACCGACCTGGTGCCGTTCGCCCACCGGATCCAGGCGCGGCTCGGCGTGCCGGTGTTCGACATCGTCACGCTGACCACGATGGCCCACGCGACGCTCACCCGCCGCCCCTACGCCGGGAGCCGGTGACCGGCCGGAAGACGGAAACGCGCACCCTGCCTCCGGGTGGCACATACCGTGGGCAGGAGGGCAGCCGGGCAGGGAGGCGGCCGGGACCGGAGGGGGACGCCGTGACGGAGCCGGAAGAGGAGCAGGAGAAGACCGGCAAGACCGACCGGGTGCTGTTCTCCCCCGACGGCGACCCGCACCACACGCTGGCGGAGGCCCCGCAGCCGGACGAGCACCTCGACGTCACCGCCACCGTCGACGACCGGACCGAGGTCGTCGACGACGAGCAGTGAGCCGGGGCCGGGCCGCGCTCAGACCGGTGGGATGCCGGAGCGGCCGATGGCCGACATGTCGCCGCCGCCGATCTCACTGGGCGCGGCCGGCGGTGGGGCCGTGGCCTCGGTGCGGTCCTCGATGCAGGCGTCACCGAGCCCGTGCATCAACTC
The genomic region above belongs to Micromonospora sp. WMMD1128 and contains:
- a CDS encoding aspartate/glutamate racemase family protein; translated protein: MSDRPEIGVLCLDTSFDKIPGHIRNPATFDFPVRYRVVEGATPQRLVREADPTLLEPFVAAARDLQAAGVAGITGACGFLVLFQAELAAAVDVPLWSSSLVQVPMVHLMVGRTVGLLVADEAALTPRHLAAVGAADVPVAVTGMAGQPEFREVMLQGRRDALDVDRLAAEVDGRADALARAHPDLGALVIECTDLVPFAHRIQARLGVPVFDIVTLTTMAHATLTRRPYAGSR
- a CDS encoding FAD-dependent oxidoreductase gives rise to the protein MTTPARSDPDVLVIGAGVVGLCCAWFLRRAGLTVTVVDRVEVGDPSACSAGNTGFVGTQGSAPLAEPGVPTKGVRWLFSPESPFSVKPRLDGALLTWLWHFRRHCTERHARAGFETLLALKQRSLALLRQICAEGELTGTLTARGMILACHTEQGYAQARRTIPAATARGVPLRELDAAELAELEPGVDFAVAGALFNEEGAALRIPAFLVGLAEELRARGVEILTGAEVRDFEVTGRRVRAVRTGRGDLRPTEVVIAAGVWSAACARMLGVGLTLQPAKGYTVTVPAGPGTPTRPVLLSEGKVAVMPLGDRVRVGGTLELSGLDASVSPRRVDGILHTARRYLPALETDRRLDVWSGLRPCTPDSLPLIGRAGGWGNVSVATGHGHIGMGLAPAGGELLAQLVTGAEPAVPLETFALDRFRKGIS